Genomic window (Candidatus Nitrosocosmicus franklandus):
AAATCCTCTGGCGTTGTTGAAAGTATTAGGGATAGCAATTTTCGATTACAGACCTCAGGCATATATTATTTTCGCATTGATTTTTTTGTAGTATTTGTCCTGATCTTTATCCTTTTAAATTAACCATTTTGTTAAAGTTATCAAAGAAAAATTCGCCGAGACACTTCATGAGGTTTTTTCTCCTGTTTGAATCAAAATTGATTAATTACATATTTTCCTGTATGTATGCATGAATAAACAATCCCATCTTTAGGCCTTAAAATTTCCAACTAGGGATCTTTTGGGTACTAACCTTTTTTAACAATCCATGGGAAGTTTAAATCACAACCGGTTTGAATAAGAAAATCGTCTTAGATACTAGTATTATAATTGATGGTATTATTAGTAATAAAATTGAGAATAACGAGATAGATGAGGGATCTGAAATTATTATCCCACGATTAGCAATAGATGAGTTGCAGTCTCAGGCCTGTAAACAACGTGAACATGGATTTGTAGGACTAGCAGAGTTGCGAAGAATTAGGGAAAAGTGTAAAATTCACAACATTGATGTAAGGATTGCCGGAGGAATGCCAACTCCTGGTGACATAAAACTTGCCAAGAACGGCCGTATTGATTCGCTAATCTGTGCAATAGCCGAAGAAGAAGAGGCAATTCTTTACACATCAGACTACATACAGTATCTAACGGCCATTGCTTCTGGAGTCCAAAGTATATTTTATAGATCTGTCACTTCATCTGAATTTGACATAGAGAATTATTTTGATGAGAATACAATGAGCGTACACTTAATCGAGGGAGTAGAGCCTCTTGCAAAAAAGGGAACTCCAGGAAATTTCATCCTCGAGAAAATCTCTAATGAAAAACTAAACAAGGTAGTACTGAATGAAATAATTAACTTTTTGTTTTCAACAAGAGAAAACAAGAAAGTTTCCAATATTGAGATTTCCTTTGATGGATGCTATGTGTTAATGTACAAGAACCTTCGAATTGTAATTACCTTTCCCCCAGTATCTAACAAGATAGAAATCACTGCTGTTAGGCCAATAAAGAAACTCACCCTAAAAGATTACGAATTAGACACCAAATTGATCGAAAGACTATCTAGTGATGCAGAAGGTATTTTGATAGCTGGCAGGCCAGGATCCGGAAAAAGTACTTTTGCTAGTAGCATAGCAGACCATTATGTATCAAATAATAGATTAGTTAAAACACTAGAGTCCCCAAGAGATTTACAAGTTCCCGACAACATAGTTCAATACGGATCATTCAAAAATGGATATGAAAGGGTCGCTGATTTATTACTACTTGTAAGACCCGATTTTACAATCTTCGACGAGGTCAGAAGAATAAGAGATTTTGAACTGTTTGCTGACCTGAGGCTTACCGGCATAGGAATGATAGGAGTGATTCATGCAAATGAGGCCCTGGATGCCATACAGAGATTTATCGGAAAAATAGAATTGGGGCTAATTCCCCATGTCATAGACACGGTAATTTTTATTAACGGTGGCAAAATCGAAAAAATATATGAATTGAAACTTACTGTCAAAGTGCCTACCGGAATGATAGAACAAGACCTGTCAAGGCCGGTGGTGGAGATAAGAGATTTCTACTCGAAAGAAGTAGAATATGAGATCTATTCTTATGGTGAAGAAAATATAATTATTCCTCTTAAGAATATCGATAAAAAAACTGCAGGTGAAAAAAACAATAGAATAAACAAGCTCGCAGAATCCAAAATAAGAGAAGTTATAGGCAGATTTGATAATCAGGCTGAAATAAAAATAATTTCAAATGACAAGATACGAATTTTGGTTAGCAAAGATAAGATTCCAAAGATTATTGGTCGCGGCGGCTCCACAATTTCGGAAATTGAGAAGATTCTTGGAGTCAAGATTGATGTGGAAGCTAAGGTTCCTTCCATAGGGGATGAGATACCTTTTAGCATATCCGAATCAGGTTCACGAATCTATCTGTTAGTAGATGAAGAGCACATAGGCAAGAAAGTTAACCTGTTTCTAAATGAGGAATTGTTAGCTAGTAATCAAATTGGAAAAAGATCGAAATTAAAGATAGACAAAAAATCAGAAGTTGGTAGGAAAGTGTTCAATCTTATAATGAGTAACAATCAAGATGCCTTAAAGATTTATGAAAGCAAAGGAGATTAGAAATAAAAACAAAAAAGTGTATTAAAAGGATATTTTCGGAACATAGGCTCCGAAAACCTCCTTAAAGGCTGAACTAATTTCTCCAAGTGTCACTCTGTCTTTAACAGCAGAAATTATATATGGCATCAAATTGGTTTCCGGATTCTCCGCAGCTGAGGTTAACTTTGAAATCTGATGCTGAACCTTGATACCATCTCTATTTTTCTTAAACTCCTTTAGCCGATTTATTTGTTTTGTTTCTAGCTGTGGATCAACAATTGCTAGTTTTGGTTCCAAATCTTTTTGATCTCTAAATTTATTGACCCCTACCAATATTCTTTCATTGTTATCAACTTGCTTTTTTAATGTATATGCATTCTTCCTAATCTCTTCTTGGAAAAAGTTTCTTTCAATTGCGGCCAAAGCACCACCCATCTTGTTAATGCGGTCGAGATACTCATTGACTCCTTCAATAATTTGTTCAGTCAAATATTCGACATAGTAAGAACCCGCTAATGGATCTACGGTCTTGGTTACACCAGTTTCGTATGCGATTATCTGTTGTGTCCTCAGTGCAATTTTTACAGATTCTTCAGTAGGAAGAGCTAATGCCTCATCTCGTGAATTTGTATGTAATGATTGACATCCACCTAAAACTGCCGCTAAAGCCTCTGTGGTTACCCTTACTATATTATTGTCTACTTGTTGAGCTGTCAGTGATTCTCCACTTGTTTGAACATGGAACCTTAGGTGAGTCGATTTGGGATCTTTGGCACCATACTTCTCTTTGATAATCTTTGAATAAATAACCCTTGCAGCTCTAAATTTTGCAATCTCTTCAAAAAATTCCATAGTACAACAGAAAAAGAACGACAGTCTTGGTGCAAAACTATCTATGTCTAGTCCTCTGTTTAGGCACGTATCAATGTATTCTATAGCATCGGCAAAAGTAAAAGCTAATTCCTGAATTGCATTTGATCCTGCTTCTCTTATATGATATCCCGAAATACTAATCGGATAAAACTGAGGAACGTTAGTGGAACAATATTGAATCATATCACCTATTAAGCGAAGGGACGGTCTTGGCGGATAGATATAGGTATTTCTAGAGTGATATTCTTTTAGAATATCATTTTGTGTAGTACCTCGAAGTTGAGATGGAGATACCCCCTGTGATTCTGCAACACTGATATAAAGTGAAAGCAACGTAGCTGCAGTTGAATTAATAGTCATAGATGTACTTACTTTGTCAAGTGGAATATCCTTAAAGCAAGTCATCATATCCTCTATTGAACTTATAGCTACTCCAGTCCGTCCTACCTCACCTTCTGATTGTGCATTGTCGGAATCCCTACCTGTTTGTGTCGGCAAATCAAAAGCTAATGACAATCCTGTTTGGCCGTGTTCAAGCAAAAATTTAAACCTCTTATTAGTCTCTTCGGCACTTCCGAAGCCACTGTATTGTCTCATAGTCCAATGTCGTTCTCGGTACATGGTAGGATAAATTCCCCTCAAAAACGGATACTTTCCAGGCTCAGACTCAAATTCTTTCTTAATATCTTCTGATGTGTAGAATGTTTTAACTGGAATATTCGAATCTGTTTTGAACTGTTTCTGTTCTTTGCTCATAAGATCTCATTTGCTATGAAATACTAATAAAGATAATTCTTCTGCTGCCGTGTAAGGGTCCTTTAATTTTTCGGACATAGAATTCACCAACTTCGAAATCTGATTATTATTTGAATCAAGTATCTGTAATGATTTGTTTTTTATCTCTTCTATTACAATCGATTTAAGTTCCGTTTCCAAGTCTGAACGCTCTTTTTGTTTCTTCTTTGCTAGCCAGGTGTCAGTTCTTATCAATTCAACAAGCTTCTTTGAAAAATCCTCCAGTCCTTCGCCAGTATTCGCAGAAACTTTGAAAATTAATGGTTTATGAGTAGCTTGTCCAACCAAATCTAAAAGGGTTAGATACAATGTATGTGAACCTATTAAATCTGCTTTATTTACTAGATAGATGTCCCCTATCTCTGTAAGTCCAGCCTTGATTGCCTGAACATTGTCTCCAGTATTGGGGTTAAAAATTACAATTGTAAGATTTACAACTTTAGATATTTCCACCTCCAACTGACCAGCGCCAACGCTTTCTACCAAGATCAAATCATAACCTGCAGCATCAAGAACTCTAATCACGTTACGCAAGGATTTTGAAATTCCTCCCTGGGCTCCCCTTGAACCCAGACTTCTCATAAACACGTCGTCGTCATCCATCGTCGATGGCATCCTAACTCTATCGCCTAGTATGGCTCCACCAGTAATAGGACTTGTTGGATCGACAGCCAAAATAGCTATCCTCAACCCAAAATTTTTAAAAAATGGTATCAGTTTACCAATTAATGTGCTCTTGCCTGCTCCTGCAGGTCCAGTGAACCCAATCGTCACGGCTTTTCCGGTTTTGGGATAAATTTTCTTTAATATTTCACGAGCTACCGGATCTTCATTATCGATTTTAGAAATTGTTTGTGCAATAACACGTTTGTTATTGCTCAAAATTCCCTCTACGAGAATATCCACACGAGTATGAGAAAGTTAATGCCAATAAATTATTTTGCAATAATTACTTACAGACTCTTTGTATTCATCAAAAAAAACGACATGTTGGACTAATTCAGGAATAAATCATCCTTTTCCTTTCTAATTAAAACATCAATGCTTGGTTTAGTTTCATCCTCCGATTGAATAAATTTGTACTTGTAACCTCTTACAATTGCGACTGGCACTTTGAGAGCCTTTTCCATTACCAATTCTGCCGCTGAGGCAATTTCGTCTGCTATTGCTATTTCTGTAACTCGGAGTTCTCTTCCATACTGATCAGTATTTCCTATGTAGCTCCTTAGAGGACTAATGCCAGAAATTCCAATTGCTACATTTGTTTGACCATTTCTGAAGGGTCTTCCAAATGTATCGCTAATGATTACAGACACATTTTTTTTAGTCAATTCAAACATCCTCTTTCTTATTTTTCTTGCAGAACTATCAGGGTCCTGTGGTAGTAACAATACATAGCGAGGATCCTTGGATACATTGCTTTGATCAATTCCAGCATTTGCACATACAAACCCATGCTTAGTTTGAGTGATAGCATGTTTCTTAGACAAGCGAATAATTTTTTTTGATTCATTAAGGATTAGTTGAATTAGGCGAGGATCTTTATCATGAACTCTAGCAAGTTCAAGGGCCTTTTTTGACGGAAAAATACTTGCAATATCAATCATCCTTCCCTCAGATTTTGAAATTATCTTTTGGGCTATTACCAGAATATCATACTCTTCGATTTCTAATTTAGATAATTTGATACTGCGGACAATAATTTCTGATAGATCCTGTCCTGATATAATATCCGCGTCGACTCCGATGGGTATTATCGATAACAAAAGAAATTTCCCTGATCTTTGAGCGCCTCTATGTCGGATTCACTTTTATTCCAAATTTTTCCTTTATTATTGGAATTAGTAAAGACAAATCTTTCTTGTCAATTACAACGTCTGCTTTATCCCGTATAATATCTACAGGGCAAAAACCTATAGTAAACGAAGAAAGGTTAAAGAGCTTCAAAT
Coding sequences:
- a CDS encoding PINc/VapC family ATPase codes for the protein MNKKIVLDTSIIIDGIISNKIENNEIDEGSEIIIPRLAIDELQSQACKQREHGFVGLAELRRIREKCKIHNIDVRIAGGMPTPGDIKLAKNGRIDSLICAIAEEEEAILYTSDYIQYLTAIASGVQSIFYRSVTSSEFDIENYFDENTMSVHLIEGVEPLAKKGTPGNFILEKISNEKLNKVVLNEIINFLFSTRENKKVSNIEISFDGCYVLMYKNLRIVITFPPVSNKIEITAVRPIKKLTLKDYELDTKLIERLSSDAEGILIAGRPGSGKSTFASSIADHYVSNNRLVKTLESPRDLQVPDNIVQYGSFKNGYERVADLLLLVRPDFTIFDEVRRIRDFELFADLRLTGIGMIGVIHANEALDAIQRFIGKIELGLIPHVIDTVIFINGGKIEKIYELKLTVKVPTGMIEQDLSRPVVEIRDFYSKEVEYEIYSYGEENIIIPLKNIDKKTAGEKNNRINKLAESKIREVIGRFDNQAEIKIISNDKIRILVSKDKIPKIIGRGGSTISEIEKILGVKIDVEAKVPSIGDEIPFSISESGSRIYLLVDEEHIGKKVNLFLNEELLASNQIGKRSKLKIDKKSEVGRKVFNLIMSNNQDALKIYESKGD
- the meaB gene encoding methylmalonyl Co-A mutase-associated GTPase MeaB: MDILVEGILSNNKRVIAQTISKIDNEDPVAREILKKIYPKTGKAVTIGFTGPAGAGKSTLIGKLIPFFKNFGLRIAILAVDPTSPITGGAILGDRVRMPSTMDDDDVFMRSLGSRGAQGGISKSLRNVIRVLDAAGYDLILVESVGAGQLEVEISKVVNLTIVIFNPNTGDNVQAIKAGLTEIGDIYLVNKADLIGSHTLYLTLLDLVGQATHKPLIFKVSANTGEGLEDFSKKLVELIRTDTWLAKKKQKERSDLETELKSIVIEEIKNKSLQILDSNNNQISKLVNSMSEKLKDPYTAAEELSLLVFHSK
- a CDS encoding acyl-CoA mutase large subunit family protein, with protein sequence MSKEQKQFKTDSNIPVKTFYTSEDIKKEFESEPGKYPFLRGIYPTMYRERHWTMRQYSGFGSAEETNKRFKFLLEHGQTGLSLAFDLPTQTGRDSDNAQSEGEVGRTGVAISSIEDMMTCFKDIPLDKVSTSMTINSTAATLLSLYISVAESQGVSPSQLRGTTQNDILKEYHSRNTYIYPPRPSLRLIGDMIQYCSTNVPQFYPISISGYHIREAGSNAIQELAFTFADAIEYIDTCLNRGLDIDSFAPRLSFFFCCTMEFFEEIAKFRAARVIYSKIIKEKYGAKDPKSTHLRFHVQTSGESLTAQQVDNNIVRVTTEALAAVLGGCQSLHTNSRDEALALPTEESVKIALRTQQIIAYETGVTKTVDPLAGSYYVEYLTEQIIEGVNEYLDRINKMGGALAAIERNFFQEEIRKNAYTLKKQVDNNERILVGVNKFRDQKDLEPKLAIVDPQLETKQINRLKEFKKNRDGIKVQHQISKLTSAAENPETNLMPYIISAVKDRVTLGEISSAFKEVFGAYVPKISF
- the cofE gene encoding coenzyme F420-0:L-glutamate ligase, with the protein product MLSIIPIGVDADIISGQDLSEIIVRSIKLSKLEIEEYDILVIAQKIISKSEGRMIDIASIFPSKKALELARVHDKDPRLIQLILNESKKIIRLSKKHAITQTKHGFVCANAGIDQSNVSKDPRYVLLLPQDPDSSARKIRKRMFELTKKNVSVIISDTFGRPFRNGQTNVAIGISGISPLRSYIGNTDQYGRELRVTEIAIADEIASAAELVMEKALKVPVAIVRGYKYKFIQSEDETKPSIDVLIRKEKDDLFLN